One Thermoplasmata archaeon genomic region harbors:
- the cas3u gene encoding type I-U CRISPR-associated helicase/endonuclease Cas3: MSLRETFFEESFKALTDHSPMRWQTRLYQNISNGNFPDIINIPTGLGKTSVIPIWLISLVTNGKCGNGSIPRKLIYIVNRRTVVDQATEIALKLRERLLNPDIVQDEEHKKILTEISGRLYNLSSGIDKNPLAISTLRGEVADNEEWKMDPARPAIIIGTIDMIGSKILFSGYGDGRYHRAHHAGLLGQDSLIIHDESHLTPAFGELLAQISKLQRNNSGVRPIRIMELSATPGSSLPNTMGLEPQDEEEEIVRQRICASKTLFFHSVEERLYISKIVEIAIQHETPPSKVLIYVYSPEMARKVSNELQKHLGRGSENRIAILTGTIRGYERDKLVRENKVYRALMNHEEAIDQTVYLVSTSAGEVGVDFDADHLVCDLVPLDSMIQRLGRVNRCGGVGRAGMERRARVDIVTSEDNQKKATSPLFTAIARTKDILTRLPSTSNGGYSASSRDLLNLLSSLDTDERAGAFSPRGEIKPLTEILLDHWSMTSISKPMPGRPQVSQYLHGITQDPPETFLVWRLEVPHLEGIDDAPLEDWFRACRIESHERLRERTDVVKKVLKSLLEKHRKAEPNRDFTVILLDERGNVEHKRLSEIVQKEFDLEYLTVIMPTVVGGLTQEGMLSADTAIESMDVAEAAREGTRRRERWLHIASSGQSTWIRLLTGEKYASPPEDLQEVERITLSEPPEAIEEGGEFKYLVLLVEGRRTSIEDPELVKFRQKLNDHNLLVKEYTKRICDALGLSETIRAPLMIAAQWHDSGKSRRVWQLFAKNQNSNEPLAKSDNYSNWRLLGGYRHEFGSLIDAVKSEVVNTNPDMELILHLIAAHHGWARPHFEPSAYDQTQATAENERISVEVSRRFARLQQHYGWWTLAWLEALLRCADIAASRPVGSDRSNNLLEGAQK, encoded by the coding sequence ATGAGCCTCAGAGAAACCTTTTTTGAAGAGTCCTTTAAGGCGCTCACGGACCACTCACCAATGCGATGGCAAACAAGACTCTATCAGAATATCTCGAATGGCAACTTCCCAGATATTATAAATATACCCACTGGGTTGGGGAAAACTTCAGTCATTCCAATTTGGCTGATTAGTCTAGTCACGAATGGAAAATGCGGGAACGGCTCTATTCCTCGAAAATTAATATATATTGTCAACAGGCGGACCGTGGTCGATCAGGCCACAGAAATAGCCTTAAAATTAAGAGAGCGCCTGCTCAATCCCGATATTGTTCAAGATGAAGAACATAAAAAAATTCTAACCGAGATTTCTGGACGATTATATAATTTATCTTCCGGAATAGACAAAAACCCTTTGGCGATAAGCACTCTAAGGGGTGAAGTGGCTGATAACGAAGAGTGGAAAATGGACCCTGCTCGACCGGCAATAATTATCGGAACAATCGATATGATTGGCAGTAAAATCCTATTCAGCGGATACGGAGATGGTAGATACCACCGTGCTCATCATGCAGGCCTGCTGGGACAAGATTCGCTGATAATCCATGATGAATCTCATCTGACACCGGCATTTGGTGAGCTGCTCGCTCAGATCTCTAAACTACAGCGTAACAATAGCGGTGTTCGGCCCATTCGAATTATGGAACTTTCGGCGACCCCGGGCTCTAGCCTCCCCAACACCATGGGCCTTGAGCCACAGGACGAGGAGGAGGAGATAGTAAGGCAGCGGATTTGTGCTAGTAAGACGCTCTTTTTCCACAGCGTAGAAGAGAGGCTATATATTTCAAAAATCGTCGAGATTGCGATACAACATGAGACTCCACCATCAAAAGTTTTGATATATGTCTATTCTCCGGAGATGGCTCGAAAAGTATCGAATGAGTTGCAAAAACACCTCGGCAGAGGCTCCGAAAACCGTATCGCTATTCTTACAGGAACCATCCGGGGTTATGAGAGAGACAAATTGGTTCGGGAGAACAAAGTATACCGTGCCCTTATGAATCATGAGGAAGCAATTGACCAGACGGTTTATCTAGTCAGCACATCCGCAGGAGAAGTAGGGGTTGATTTTGACGCTGACCATCTTGTCTGCGACCTTGTCCCGCTGGACTCTATGATCCAGAGACTCGGGAGGGTGAATCGCTGTGGGGGTGTTGGTAGAGCGGGAATGGAGCGAAGGGCAAGAGTGGACATTGTGACCTCAGAGGACAATCAAAAAAAGGCAACGAGCCCACTCTTTACCGCAATTGCGAGAACAAAAGATATTCTAACACGTTTACCAAGTACATCAAATGGGGGATATAGTGCGAGCTCCCGCGACCTTCTTAATTTACTCTCATCTTTAGACACTGACGAGAGAGCGGGTGCATTCTCTCCCAGAGGGGAAATAAAACCCCTGACCGAGATTCTTCTTGATCATTGGTCCATGACGAGCATTAGTAAACCTATGCCTGGCAGGCCTCAGGTATCACAGTACCTCCACGGCATCACTCAAGACCCTCCTGAGACATTCCTAGTCTGGAGGCTGGAGGTTCCCCATTTGGAAGGTATAGACGATGCCCCTCTCGAGGACTGGTTCCGTGCCTGTCGCATCGAGAGCCATGAGAGATTGAGAGAGCGCACTGATGTCGTTAAAAAAGTTCTAAAGTCATTGCTTGAAAAGCACCGCAAAGCGGAACCGAATCGCGATTTCACCGTTATTCTGTTGGATGAGCGGGGAAATGTCGAACACAAACGCCTTTCAGAGATAGTGCAGAAAGAATTCGATTTGGAATACCTCACGGTGATAATGCCAACCGTGGTCGGAGGCCTGACGCAGGAGGGCATGCTGAGCGCGGACACAGCTATAGAGAGCATGGACGTGGCCGAAGCCGCTCGGGAAGGTACGCGGAGAAGAGAGAGGTGGCTTCACATTGCATCGAGCGGCCAATCTACATGGATCAGACTTCTAACGGGAGAAAAGTACGCTTCGCCCCCTGAAGACCTCCAGGAAGTTGAGCGCATTACGCTCAGCGAGCCGCCTGAAGCCATTGAGGAGGGAGGAGAATTCAAATATCTCGTTCTTTTAGTGGAGGGGCGGAGAACATCTATTGAAGACCCCGAACTCGTCAAATTCAGACAGAAGTTGAATGACCATAATCTACTTGTTAAGGAATACACTAAACGCATCTGTGATGCCTTGGGGTTGAGCGAAACCATTAGAGCTCCACTGATGATAGCGGCGCAATGGCACGACAGCGGCAAGAGCCGTCGCGTTTGGCAGTTGTTCGCGAAAAATCAGAATTCAAACGAACCCTTGGCCAAATCCGATAACTATTCCAATTGGCGCCTATTGGGTGGCTACAGACATGAGTTCGGTTCTTTGATCGACGCTGTTAAAAGTGAGGTCGTTAATACAAATCCCGATATGGAGCTGATTCTTCATTTAATAGCCGCTCATCATGGATGGGCACGGCCTCACTTTGAGCCTAGCGCATATGATCAAACTCAGGCAACAGCGGAAAACGAGCGCATTTCTGTTGAAGTTTCGCGTAGATTCGCTCGGCTTCAGCAACACTACGGCTGGTGGACCCTGGCATGGCTCGAGGCTCTTCTAAGATGTGCAGATATAGCCGCTTCCCGACCCGTTGGCTCTGACCGTAGTAATAATTTACTGGAAGGTGCTCAGAAATGA
- a CDS encoding cation:proton antiporter yields MAGEAMYLADFALVMGAAAVVALLFRHLRLPLLPGYILAGVILATVVPRTGLVSSASSIDLMSSLGMALLFFSIGLKFSLRRLRSYGLLVVFIACIEVSLCLAGGYWLGLILGWSGAEAAALGGMVAVTSTVMIYRQLARTGRLRWPSSRLMLGIAIVEDAAAVVIIAFFSSVEAGLEMPLGGVLMTVLRMVLFAVFAIALGAYVVPRGVDWVARRRSRELTVLTALGLCFGMAGLAQALGMSASIGAFVMGVIAGEARSARMVEREMGAVRDFFIALFFVTIGFYATLGELLSALPLGLLVATAFIGLNFGSIAFACLLGGRSREAALRVSLGMLAMGEFSFVIAMTAEASGSVTKPLLAVALIASLVTSALHPYMVRAGDALVARATRSRPSGLGIYCSTSAEWVGVLKKRMKRNPALLRGAARFARSMFLSGLIIAATALAAGWAVPQAGWVAERLSMDPFHVQLSFLLPALAVLLVQSVIIARRVQRFIAQVSSAVVHGSSSARAAGEGLVRRFFANVAAASLSVVLMAFLSLLLPFSPVQRTLAGAIAIALLVAAAYFFEDSLHRVNRRLEGLLLSPGRHQAAPRPFRGHRNHNHVGAEYPARGAGAEEDFRGPGGTGGAH; encoded by the coding sequence ATGGCGGGGGAGGCAATGTATCTCGCGGACTTCGCTTTGGTCATGGGCGCGGCCGCCGTCGTGGCGCTCCTCTTCCGCCACCTCCGGCTCCCCCTGCTCCCCGGTTATATTCTCGCTGGAGTGATTCTGGCGACGGTGGTCCCGCGAACGGGGCTGGTGAGCAGCGCCTCGTCCATCGACCTGATGTCGTCGCTGGGCATGGCCCTTCTCTTCTTCTCCATCGGCCTGAAGTTCAGCCTTCGCAGGCTTCGGAGCTACGGCCTTCTCGTCGTTTTCATTGCGTGCATCGAGGTCTCTCTGTGCCTCGCGGGCGGGTATTGGCTCGGGCTCATTCTCGGCTGGAGCGGAGCGGAGGCGGCGGCGCTCGGCGGGATGGTGGCCGTCACATCCACGGTGATGATATACCGCCAGCTCGCCCGGACGGGGAGGCTGCGCTGGCCGAGCAGCCGCCTGATGCTCGGAATCGCTATCGTCGAGGACGCGGCCGCCGTCGTCATCATCGCCTTCTTCTCATCGGTCGAGGCCGGGCTCGAGATGCCGCTGGGCGGTGTTCTGATGACCGTCCTTAGGATGGTCCTCTTCGCAGTCTTTGCGATTGCGCTCGGGGCCTACGTGGTCCCGCGGGGCGTGGACTGGGTGGCGCGGCGGCGCAGCCGCGAGCTCACCGTCCTGACGGCGCTGGGGCTCTGCTTCGGGATGGCTGGTCTGGCGCAGGCGCTCGGGATGTCCGCTTCAATAGGGGCCTTCGTGATGGGCGTCATCGCGGGCGAGGCTCGCAGCGCGAGAATGGTCGAGAGAGAGATGGGGGCTGTTAGGGACTTCTTCATCGCCCTCTTCTTCGTCACCATCGGCTTCTACGCCACGCTGGGCGAGCTCTTATCCGCCCTGCCCCTCGGCCTGCTCGTCGCGACGGCCTTCATCGGCCTGAACTTTGGCTCCATCGCATTCGCCTGTCTTCTGGGCGGGAGGAGCCGCGAGGCCGCGCTGCGCGTGTCCCTCGGCATGCTCGCGATGGGCGAGTTCTCCTTCGTCATCGCAATGACCGCCGAGGCCTCGGGCTCGGTAACAAAGCCCCTGCTCGCCGTGGCGCTCATCGCCTCCCTAGTGACGAGTGCTCTCCACCCGTACATGGTCAGGGCCGGGGACGCTCTCGTCGCCCGCGCCACGCGCTCCCGGCCATCTGGCCTGGGCATATACTGCTCCACGAGCGCGGAGTGGGTGGGCGTCCTCAAAAAGAGGATGAAAAGAAACCCCGCGCTCCTTCGCGGCGCGGCGCGCTTCGCCCGCAGCATGTTCCTGAGCGGGCTCATCATAGCGGCCACGGCCCTCGCGGCTGGGTGGGCGGTCCCGCAGGCAGGGTGGGTGGCGGAGCGGCTCAGCATGGACCCGTTCCATGTCCAGCTCAGTTTCCTCCTCCCAGCCCTCGCAGTCCTCCTCGTCCAGTCGGTCATTATCGCACGGAGAGTCCAGAGGTTCATCGCGCAGGTATCCTCCGCCGTCGTCCACGGCTCGAGCAGCGCCCGCGCGGCGGGCGAGGGCCTGGTCAGGCGCTTCTTCGCTAACGTGGCAGCGGCGTCCCTCTCCGTCGTCCTGATGGCCTTCCTGAGCCTTCTCCTCCCGTTCTCCCCCGTCCAGAGAACTCTCGCGGGCGCCATTGCGATAGCGCTTCTGGTCGCGGCCGCCTACTTCTTCGAGGATTCCCTTCACCGCGTCAACAGGAGGCTCGAGGGGCTCCTGCTCTCCCCCGGGAGGCATCAGGCCGCGCCCCGGCCTTTCCGGGGCCACCGAAACCATAATCACGTCGGAGCCGAATACCCAGCACGTGGCGCGGGAGCGGAAGAGGACTTCCGGGGGCCGGGAGGGACGGGAGGAGCGCACTGA
- a CDS encoding replication factor C large subunit: MAGAQRASSESWAEKYRPRRLEDVLGNPRALAELRRWAENWEHGHPQKKAAILVGPPGTGKTSAALALAEDMGWGVLELNASDARNYAVIKKVALSGALHDTFTDDGDYISSRSGGRKLVILDEADNLYEQAARVSVARGEGGERGEPPPAGTKDVGDRGGKRAIVETVLGTRQPILLIVNDAYALTKGGGEALKGLCQLIKFDRINKNVIRAALRRICEAEGVSASPDALEELSVRARGDLRAAINDLQSLCEGTKVLRMESLKALGERDERAGIYDVVVDILKGTSVERARAAMKRVEEPPDFVLLWLDENLPVEYRDPGDLAAGFDALSRADIFLGRAQRLQAYSLWAYASDLMSAGVALAKRHRYREFNKYRFPLWLVKRSRALAAGRVEAEVLAGLASYTHLSTHQARQVMLPVFKHLFKTDRAFACEFIRRLRLEEEHVALLLDAESTSPAVRNLLMLASGEGSVPRRVAEFGTPSEEERSARSARRAGKEGGGEGGAEEGEEETARGGKRGASDQKTLLDY, from the coding sequence TTGGCTGGCGCCCAGCGGGCCTCGAGCGAGTCATGGGCCGAGAAGTACAGGCCCCGCCGCCTCGAAGACGTTCTCGGCAATCCCCGGGCCCTCGCGGAGCTGAGGAGGTGGGCCGAGAACTGGGAGCACGGCCACCCGCAGAAGAAGGCTGCGATTCTCGTGGGCCCTCCGGGCACCGGAAAGACGAGCGCCGCGCTCGCGCTGGCGGAGGACATGGGCTGGGGGGTTCTGGAGCTCAACGCATCCGACGCCCGGAACTATGCCGTCATTAAGAAGGTGGCGCTCTCAGGCGCCCTCCACGACACATTCACCGACGACGGCGACTACATATCTTCGAGGAGCGGCGGGAGGAAGCTGGTGATTCTCGACGAGGCCGACAACCTCTACGAGCAGGCGGCGCGCGTGAGCGTGGCCAGGGGGGAGGGGGGTGAGAGGGGGGAGCCCCCGCCGGCCGGGACAAAAGACGTGGGCGACAGGGGTGGGAAGAGGGCCATTGTGGAGACTGTGCTCGGCACCCGCCAGCCGATTCTGCTGATCGTCAACGATGCCTATGCCCTGACGAAAGGCGGGGGAGAGGCGCTGAAGGGCCTTTGCCAGCTCATCAAATTCGATAGAATTAATAAGAACGTGATTCGGGCCGCCCTGCGGAGAATCTGCGAGGCCGAGGGGGTCTCGGCCAGCCCCGACGCGCTCGAGGAGCTCTCGGTGCGCGCCCGCGGGGATCTGCGCGCCGCGATCAACGACCTCCAGTCGCTCTGCGAGGGCACGAAGGTCCTGAGGATGGAGAGCCTGAAGGCGCTGGGCGAGAGGGACGAGAGGGCCGGCATCTACGACGTCGTCGTGGACATCCTGAAGGGAACGAGCGTCGAGAGGGCGAGGGCCGCGATGAAGAGGGTGGAGGAGCCGCCGGATTTCGTGCTGCTCTGGCTCGACGAAAACCTGCCCGTCGAGTACAGGGACCCTGGGGATCTGGCGGCGGGGTTCGACGCTCTCTCGAGAGCCGACATTTTTCTCGGCAGAGCCCAGAGGCTTCAGGCCTACAGCCTTTGGGCATATGCAAGCGATCTGATGAGCGCTGGGGTGGCGCTCGCCAAGAGGCACAGGTACAGAGAGTTCAATAAGTACAGGTTCCCGCTCTGGCTTGTCAAGAGGTCCAGGGCGCTCGCCGCAGGGAGGGTCGAGGCCGAGGTTCTCGCAGGGCTCGCCTCCTACACACATCTCTCGACTCATCAGGCGAGGCAAGTGATGCTCCCCGTGTTCAAGCACCTCTTCAAGACCGACAGGGCATTCGCTTGCGAGTTCATCAGGAGGCTCAGGCTCGAGGAGGAGCACGTCGCGCTCCTGCTTGACGCAGAGAGCACATCGCCGGCGGTCCGTAACCTTCTGATGCTGGCGTCGGGGGAGGGCTCGGTCCCGAGGCGCGTGGCGGAGTTCGGAACTCCGTCGGAGGAGGAGCGCTCGGCCCGGAGCGCTCGTCGCGCTGGAAAGGAGGGCGGTGGCGAGGGTGGCGCAGAGGAGGGCGAGGAGGAGACTGCGAGGGGCGGGAAGAGAGGGGCTTCGGACCAAAAGACCCTGCTGGACTACTGA
- a CDS encoding NUDIX hydrolase → MSGRRMGEKGRGKRSGVRPEGIRVGVGAVVLDDAGRVLLVKHHPSDDPRKRFWRGRWICPGGMLEFGETLEEGARREVREETGLDIDIVRALEPSDRLIRWWGRKFMQVVYIDFLARVSGRVAADETGCNSGIGKGGRGEGWGAGARAGAGPKDRPQARASRGELQGADDDGGAAGPARGGDFGPRPGSDVAVARWFTVEEIRALGDELHGDTRELLERAGVLPSRRRRARGGGG, encoded by the coding sequence ATGAGCGGGAGGAGGATGGGTGAGAAAGGGCGAGGCAAGCGAAGCGGTGTCCGGCCGGAGGGAATTCGCGTCGGCGTGGGCGCTGTGGTGCTGGACGACGCGGGCCGGGTCCTGCTCGTGAAGCACCACCCCTCCGATGATCCCCGGAAACGCTTCTGGAGAGGTCGCTGGATCTGCCCCGGCGGGATGCTCGAGTTCGGCGAGACTCTGGAGGAGGGGGCGAGGCGGGAGGTGAGGGAGGAGACCGGGCTCGATATCGACATCGTCCGCGCGCTGGAGCCCTCGGACAGGCTGATTCGCTGGTGGGGCAGGAAATTCATGCAGGTCGTCTACATTGACTTTCTGGCGCGGGTGAGTGGGCGCGTGGCGGCGGATGAGACGGGGTGCAACTCGGGGATTGGAAAGGGAGGGAGGGGGGAAGGATGGGGTGCGGGTGCGCGGGCCGGAGCGGGGCCTAAGGACCGGCCCCAGGCCCGGGCGAGCCGGGGAGAACTCCAGGGAGCGGACGACGATGGGGGAGCAGCGGGGCCGGCGCGGGGCGGGGACTTTGGGCCGAGGCCGGGGAGCGACGTGGCTGTGGCGAGGTGGTTCACCGTAGAAGAGATTCGGGCGCTCGGCGACGAGCTCCACGGGGACACGAGGGAGCTGCTCGAGAGGGCGGGGGTGCTCCCGTCCCGCAGGCGCCGGGCCCGCGGGGGCGGAGGGTGA
- a CDS encoding helix-turn-helix domain-containing protein has translation MGDESRLLRAAERVVRGDRVRWLLGKRKELVERGNVFGKTLTDARFDHLMDEIGRVELERELIMMELEGGERTIPELVRATGLDRSAVHRHLLMLLRARRVETRGERAGLQLFGTGPVQATGAGAGGPAVSGAGAAGGGEGESLRGGARAGSQR, from the coding sequence ATGGGGGACGAGTCACGCCTGCTCAGGGCGGCGGAGAGGGTCGTCAGGGGGGACAGGGTCAGGTGGCTCCTCGGAAAAAGGAAGGAGCTGGTCGAGAGGGGGAACGTCTTCGGAAAGACGCTCACTGACGCGCGCTTCGACCACCTGATGGACGAGATAGGCAGGGTGGAGCTGGAGCGCGAGCTGATAATGATGGAGCTGGAGGGCGGCGAGAGGACGATACCCGAGCTGGTCCGCGCGACCGGGCTGGACAGGAGCGCGGTCCACAGGCACCTTCTGATGCTGCTCAGGGCGCGCAGGGTCGAGACGAGGGGCGAGAGGGCCGGGCTCCAGCTCTTCGGCACCGGCCCCGTGCAGGCGACCGGTGCAGGTGCGGGCGGGCCGGCCGTCAGCGGCGCCGGGGCCGCGGGGGGCGGAGAGGGGGAGAGCCTTCGGGGAGGGGCGCGCGCGGGGTCTCAGCGATGA
- a CDS encoding CoB--CoM heterodisulfide reductase iron-sulfur subunit A family protein, whose product MGDRGGAGGPRIGVFVCHCGSNIGGTVDCPAVAEYATTLENVVVARANIYTCSTVGQEEIKKQIREHGLDRIVVASCTPRLHEATFKRVGEEAGLNPYMVHMVNLREQCSWVHQGDKERATEKAKELVRMGVARARMLEPLTAQELGVERRVLVIGGGIAGIQASLDLAAQGLEVVLVERLPSIGGRMAQLDKTFPTGDCAICVLAPKMVEVLHTPGIRLMTYSEVREVAGHAGSFDVRIERKPRYVDESKCVGCGICAENCPGGAPSEFDMGIGRRKAIYVPFPQAAPLKYTIDPASCIHFKTGKCGLCRKNCPTGAIDFEMKPQEVRVRVGAIIVATGFDPYTPHVHGYWGYREFANVITALELERMINASGPTRGEVRRPSDGAAPKRVAFIQCVGSRNWKATSNKYCSRVCCMYTMKLAQLLKEHYQDISTSVYYIDIRAFGKGFEEFYHRVRSMAGVEYIRGRPARLTEDPRTKNITIRAEETLLNKITEREFDLVVLSIGMVPSEGTEALGRMLGIPRSPDGFFQEVHPKLRPVDTSRDGVFICGCAQGPKDIPDTVAQAKAAASSAAAMLARGKVILEPTTAEVDEALCEGCGLCASLCPYGAPSLVETGSGKKARIQKALCHGCGTCAAACPRLAITVRGFSDEQLESEMAAALPGEGEKVENGRGVGG is encoded by the coding sequence TTGGGGGATAGGGGGGGGGCCGGGGGGCCAAGGATAGGGGTCTTCGTCTGCCATTGCGGCTCCAACATCGGTGGCACGGTGGACTGCCCGGCCGTGGCCGAGTATGCTACCACGCTGGAGAACGTGGTCGTGGCCAGGGCCAACATCTACACCTGCTCCACCGTCGGTCAGGAAGAAATAAAGAAGCAGATAAGGGAGCACGGTCTGGACAGAATCGTGGTCGCCTCCTGCACTCCGCGGCTCCACGAGGCGACATTCAAGAGGGTGGGGGAGGAGGCTGGCCTGAATCCGTACATGGTCCACATGGTCAACCTGCGCGAGCAGTGCTCCTGGGTCCACCAGGGCGATAAAGAGAGGGCGACGGAGAAGGCGAAGGAGCTCGTCAGGATGGGCGTGGCGAGGGCGAGGATGCTCGAGCCCCTCACCGCGCAGGAGCTCGGGGTCGAGAGGAGGGTTCTGGTCATTGGGGGGGGCATCGCGGGCATCCAGGCCTCTCTCGACCTCGCCGCGCAGGGATTGGAGGTCGTGCTCGTCGAGAGGCTCCCGAGCATCGGTGGAAGGATGGCCCAGCTCGACAAGACCTTTCCCACGGGCGACTGCGCGATATGCGTTCTGGCGCCGAAGATGGTCGAGGTGCTGCACACCCCGGGCATCCGGCTGATGACCTACTCCGAGGTCAGGGAGGTCGCCGGCCACGCGGGCAGCTTCGACGTCAGGATAGAGAGGAAACCGCGCTACGTTGACGAGAGCAAATGCGTCGGCTGCGGCATCTGCGCCGAGAATTGCCCCGGCGGCGCCCCGAGCGAGTTCGACATGGGCATCGGGAGGAGGAAGGCGATCTACGTCCCCTTCCCGCAGGCCGCGCCCCTGAAGTACACGATAGACCCCGCGAGCTGCATACACTTCAAAACGGGCAAGTGCGGCCTCTGCAGGAAGAACTGCCCGACGGGCGCCATCGACTTCGAAATGAAGCCGCAGGAGGTAAGGGTCAGGGTGGGCGCGATCATAGTCGCCACGGGTTTCGACCCCTACACCCCCCACGTCCACGGCTACTGGGGCTACAGGGAGTTCGCAAACGTCATCACGGCCCTCGAGCTGGAGAGGATGATAAACGCCTCTGGCCCGACGAGGGGGGAGGTGCGCAGACCCTCGGACGGGGCGGCGCCGAAGCGGGTGGCGTTCATCCAGTGCGTGGGCTCGCGCAACTGGAAGGCGACCTCGAACAAGTACTGCTCCCGCGTCTGCTGCATGTACACGATGAAGCTCGCCCAGCTCCTGAAGGAGCACTACCAGGACATCAGCACCTCGGTCTACTACATTGACATCCGGGCCTTCGGGAAGGGCTTCGAGGAGTTCTACCACAGGGTCAGGTCAATGGCCGGTGTCGAGTACATCCGGGGCAGGCCCGCTCGCCTGACCGAGGACCCGCGGACGAAGAACATCACCATCCGCGCCGAGGAGACCCTGCTGAACAAAATCACCGAGAGGGAGTTCGACCTTGTGGTCCTCTCGATCGGAATGGTACCCTCCGAAGGGACGGAGGCGCTGGGCCGGATGCTCGGAATTCCGAGGAGCCCGGACGGCTTCTTCCAAGAGGTCCATCCGAAGCTCAGGCCCGTGGACACCTCGCGCGACGGGGTCTTCATATGCGGCTGCGCCCAGGGGCCCAAGGACATCCCGGACACCGTTGCGCAGGCCAAGGCCGCGGCCTCGAGCGCGGCGGCGATGCTGGCGCGCGGGAAGGTAATCCTCGAGCCCACCACGGCGGAGGTGGACGAGGCGCTGTGCGAGGGCTGCGGGCTCTGCGCCAGCCTTTGCCCCTACGGCGCGCCCTCGCTCGTGGAGACCGGGAGCGGCAAAAAGGCGAGAATTCAGAAAGCCCTCTGCCACGGCTGTGGCACCTGCGCCGCGGCCTGCCCGCGCCTGGCGATAACCGTCAGGGGCTTCAGCGACGAGCAGCTCGAGAGCGAGATGGCTGCGGCGCTCCCGGGCGAGGGGGAGAAAGTGGAGAACGGAAGGGGGGTGGGAGGATAG
- a CDS encoding 4Fe-4S dicluster domain-containing protein, protein MEDSVLTGQEHDPDFVSQIIRYGGHDVQTCLQCGNCTGVCPVSLKTPYKTRNLIKLCQYGYKKIFFSIPWICAGCHRCYEHCPADIDPAEVFVAIRHIQVRERGVPRWIRDNVGLILRNGFGAVPSDDIRRYRERQGLEPLPNTLPGYRTALEELATIFRRTGFDRILGLEEKK, encoded by the coding sequence GTGGAGGACAGCGTCCTGACGGGTCAGGAGCACGACCCCGACTTCGTCTCGCAGATAATCAGGTACGGCGGGCACGACGTCCAGACCTGCCTCCAGTGCGGGAACTGCACGGGCGTCTGCCCCGTCTCGCTCAAGACGCCCTACAAGACCCGGAACCTGATAAAGCTCTGCCAGTACGGCTACAAAAAAATATTTTTCTCGATACCCTGGATCTGCGCGGGGTGCCACCGCTGCTACGAGCACTGCCCCGCGGACATCGACCCCGCGGAGGTGTTCGTCGCGATCCGGCACATACAGGTCAGGGAGAGGGGCGTGCCCCGCTGGATAAGGGACAACGTCGGCCTGATTCTCAGGAATGGGTTCGGCGCGGTGCCGAGCGACGATATAAGGAGGTACAGGGAGAGGCAGGGCCTCGAGCCCCTGCCCAACACCCTGCCGGGCTACAGGACTGCGCTCGAGGAGCTCGCGACGATATTCCGCCGGACGGGGTTCGACAGAATTCTAGGTCTGGAGGAGAAGAAATGA
- a CDS encoding heterodisulfide reductase-related iron-sulfur binding cluster, with product MRYALFSGCTIPNRFPGVEYATREILGERYLGAELLDVKEFTCCPALPTFYSSDRFTWLTVAARNLTVVQDLGADLVTICNGCFSSLLKASEELQNVLKCNMVNNVLADIGRQYRGRLVRTEGHRNFYEPVRVRHIIEVLYNDFGRKRIEALVRNPMRGVRAAVHYGCHYLRPTIRTTIDDPANPVMLDELVEATGAESVRYPEKLACCGAGGGVRLQVPRLANAITKDKLDSMLAAGAECIVTGCPYCLFQFDHAQRELRISSLPVLHISELLALAFGIDPDRLGFEWHFVTVRPFLKRLYPSVVEG from the coding sequence ATGAGGTACGCGCTTTTCTCTGGCTGCACGATACCCAACAGGTTCCCGGGTGTGGAGTACGCGACGAGGGAGATTCTCGGCGAGAGATACCTGGGCGCGGAGCTCCTGGATGTGAAGGAGTTCACCTGCTGCCCCGCGCTCCCCACATTCTACTCGTCCGACAGGTTCACCTGGCTCACCGTGGCGGCCCGGAACCTGACGGTCGTCCAGGATCTGGGCGCGGACCTGGTGACGATATGCAACGGCTGCTTCTCTTCTCTCCTCAAGGCCTCGGAGGAGCTTCAGAACGTTCTGAAGTGCAACATGGTCAACAACGTCCTGGCCGACATAGGGAGGCAGTACAGGGGCAGGCTGGTCCGCACCGAGGGCCACAGGAACTTCTACGAGCCCGTGCGGGTCAGGCACATCATCGAGGTCCTGTACAATGACTTCGGGAGAAAGAGGATAGAGGCGCTCGTGAGGAACCCGATGAGGGGCGTGAGGGCGGCCGTTCACTACGGCTGCCACTACCTGAGGCCGACCATCCGCACCACGATAGACGACCCCGCGAACCCCGTGATGCTGGACGAGCTCGTCGAGGCGACCGGGGCGGAGAGCGTGAGGTACCCGGAGAAGCTCGCCTGCTGCGGCGCCGGGGGAGGGGTCAGGCTGCAGGTGCCGCGGCTCGCCAACGCCATAACAAAGGACAAGCTCGACAGCATGCTGGCGGCGGGGGCCGAGTGCATCGTAACAGGGTGCCCCTACTGCCTCTTCCAGTTCGACCATGCCCAGAGGGAGCTGAGAATCTCGTCGCTTCCCGTGCTCCACATCTCCGAGCTGCTGGCCCTGGCCTTCGGCATAGACCCCGACAGGCTTGGCTTCGAGTGGCACTTCGTGACCGTGCGGCCCTTCCTCAAGAGGCTCTATCCGTCGGTGGTGGAGGGATGA